The following proteins come from a genomic window of Crassostrea angulata isolate pt1a10 chromosome 1, ASM2561291v2, whole genome shotgun sequence:
- the LOC128169975 gene encoding 39S ribosomal protein L45, mitochondrial-like — MAANTILTFVHKGSYGRLATSAKLLQSRAVVYSYSKCHERSVFSSPHMPPNPTVKYKKERARKVMIQQYEKIEEKPDKYKVKQPTYTYTKSKEIGVTTIGDIINPHIPLESDAKYGLTKKEKVDAARKDVFNRISKIRFMRHIKKYDPTFNQKEFLAQAHHIYIQAHKCIERLRENDEELMDYVTQHVYGQMTKGMMDKTLHWEFVESVEQPKIVTAAGGAVVSKDNAFGQLTVRFHTLQKLAIYNRFGRLTYGDSEKPRYMLEYVVFEKHISDTEGKWRIAGKVTPEWKTKGFTFLHTWKEDKESLLEEEHEPYVIHRFNPEYPDEMTAREETTDEQTNIVSETNVSDSKETTSTV, encoded by the exons ATGGCAGCGAACACGATTTTGACG tttgtaCACAAGGGAAGCTATGGCAGATTGGCGACATCTGCCAAACTTTTACAGAGTAGAGCAGTCGTTTATTCATATTCTAAATGCCATGAGCGATCAGTTTTTTCATCTCCACATATGCCTCCAAATCCTACAGTGAAGTACAAAAAGGAGAGAGCTCGAAAAGTTATGATCCAGCAGTATGAAAAA attGAGGAAAAACCCGACAAATACAAGGTAAAACAACCAACCTACACATATACAAAGTCAAAGGAAATAGGCGTCACAACTATAG GTGACATTATCAACCCCCATATTCCATTGGAGAGTGATGCAAAATATGGCTTGACTAAAAAAGAG AAAGTTGATGCTGCCAGGAAAGATGTATTTAATAGAATCTCTAAGATCCGATTTATGAGGCACATCAAAAAGTATGATCCAACATTCAATCAAAAGGAATTCCTCGCACAAGCCCATCATATCTACATACAGGCACATAAATGCATCGAAAG ATTAAGGGAGAATGATGAAGAACTGATGGATTATGTGACCCAGCACGTCTATGGA CAAATGACGAAAGGCATGATGGACAAAACTCTCCACTGGGAGTTTGTAGAGTCGGTGGAACAGCCTAAAATCGTAACAGCTGCTGGGGGAGCAGTGGTCAGCAAGGACAACGCCTTTGGCCAGTTAACAGTTAGATTCCATACCTTACAG AAACTCGCCATCTATAATCGATTTGGAAGATTGACCTATGGCGATAGTGAAAAACCGCGGTACATGCTGGAATATGTTGTGTTTGAAAAACACATCTCAGACACGGAGGGCAAATGGAGGATTGCTGGCAAAGTGACACCCGAGTGGAAAACAAAGGGCTTTACCTTCCTTCACACTTGGAAAGAGGACAAAGAAAGCCTACTGGAGGAAGAACATGAGCCATATGTTATTCACAGATTCAATCCCGAATACCCTGATGAAATGACAGCTCGTGAAGAAACCACTGATGAACAAACTAACATTGTGTCCGAAACAAATGTATCTGATAGTAAGGAAACTACAAGCACTGTTTAA